The region ACCTGGGCCATGCCGCTGCTGTGAGCACAGGCCGCTCTGCCAGCCTGCATCTCTCAGACTGCATTGTTGCGCCCCTGACTCCCAGGCCAAGGGAGTCCCCTGACTTCCCACAGCCTTAGGGACTAGGACCTGAGGCCCTGAGGGTTTCAGGCCACAGCAATCCCCAGCCCTCAGTACCAATGTCTCTCCCTCTGTACAGGTTTTTCGGTACCAAGTGGATGATGTTCTTAGCTGTGGGCATCTATGCCCTCTTCGTCTCTACCAACTATTGGGAACGCTACTACACGCTGGTGCCCTCTGCTGTGGCTCTTGGCATGGCCATAgtgcctctctgggcctccatgggTAACTATATCACCAGGTAAGCCTGGCGGGCAATGGAGTGGATGCTGGAGAACCGGTAGCTGGGGACCCCCAGGCAAGCCTTTTACTctgctgggcctcagtttcccccaccGAAACCGGCTAGCTGATAGCTATGGTTGCAGGAAGGAGAAGTGTGGTGGAGGGCAGAGTGGGGAAACGCCCTCACGCTCTGTACTGCAGGATGTCCCAGAAGTTCTACGAATACTCCCACTATAAGGAGCAGGATGAGCAGGGGCCTCAGCAGCGGCCTCCACGCGGCTCCCACGCACCCTATCTCTTGGTTTTCCAGGCGATCTTCTATAGCTTCTTCCATGTGAGTGCTACAGGAaaccccgggggggggggaggtgggggctggtGGAGTATTCTAGATTAGTCCAGCCCTCCCGAGCCAAACCTTACTTCCCTGTGGAGATGGAGACCTCTTCCCTGTCCACTGTGATCAGGAGGCAGTTCTCCTGCCACGAGCACCCCGTCACTGCTACTGGGCTGTCCCTAGGGGATGGGAGAGCTGCTGCTCCCCCCACCAGAGGCCATgtccagtcccctccctccctagaTCTTACCTCCTGTTTGGTTCTGTCCCTGGGCTCTGATCCCAACTGCCCTCTGGCCCACAGTTGAGCTTCGCATGCGCCCAGCTGCCCATGATTTACTTCCTTGACAACTACCTGTATGACCTGAACCACACACTGTTCAACGTGAAGAGCTGCGGTCAgtcctggggggaggggtaggaCCTCCAAAGCCTGCTTCCCTCTTCAGAAAGCCCCTCCCTTTCAGCTTTCAGGGCTGCGTGGTGCGGTggttggaggtgggaggtggatTCTGTCCCCTTCACAAACCACCACTCCAAAGGAGATTGCTGGGAGAATCTTTCCCTGTCCCTACTGTGGTCTGGCTGCAGTATACCCTGATCGCGTCTCCACCCACCTTCCCAGGCACTAAGAGCTATGGCATCCTGACGGGCTTCAACAAGACGGTTCTACGGACCCTGCCTCGCAGCCGAAACCTCATTGTTGTAGAGAGCGTGCTCATGGCAGTGGCCTTCTTGGCCATGCTGCTGGTGAGGCTCGGgttggtggggaggagggggtgggagcgAAGGGTTCTCTACCTGTAAGCGCTTGCTTGTATGTGGGCTTGGTCCGGGTAGCAAGCCTGGAGCCAAAGTAAAGAATCAGGACTGAATTCTGGTTCCCCATAGACCAAGGCTGGATGGAGTTGGGATCCAGAGGAAAAAGGACAGAGGGGGCGCAGGTCTTACAGCGATGGTTGTGATCTTTGAGGGGACTAGGAACACCACCCAGGCTCGTGGGCTGGCAAATGTCACTCAGGACTGAGGGCAGTTCTGGAAGGCAGAGCTGAAGCTCTGAGGGACCTGAGCAGGGAGGTGTGGTTTGTATGGCTTTAGGTCGAGAGACAGGGCTAAGGGAGTGCGGAAAAGCGGGGCGgggcctctgggtgtgtctggggTGGAGCCTTGGGCTGAAGTCTTGAGGGGGTGCCGCAAATTCAGCAGCGGGGCGGGGCCTCGGGACTacagcccttttctttctttctttctttctttctttcttttttttttttttttgggtttttgagacagggtctctttttgtagccctggctgtcctggaattatgtagaccaggttggcctagaacgcAATGataacctcctgcctctgccttcccagtggtTAAAGacgtttgccaccacacctggcatcgGATTGCAGCCGTGTGGGcgtgtggggggatggggggatgggggaggtgtCTCGGGCTGAGACCTGTGGGGGTTGTCCAGGGCGGGATGCCTGGCTGATGGTCCCTTCACAGCTCCCGTCTGCAGGTGCTGGGCCTGTGTGGAGCCGCTTACCGGCCCACGGAGGAGATCGATCTGCGTAGCGTGGGCTGGGGCAACATCTTCCAGCTGCCCTTCAAACATGTGCGTGACTTCCGCTTACGCCACCTGGTGCCCTTCTTTATCTATAGCGGCTTTGAGGTGCTCTTTGCCTGCACTGGTTTTGCCCTGGTAAGTACAGACAAGACGTCTTGCTAAACTTGAATTTCAGTTGCACAGCATATACGTGTCTAAGTATGGTACAAGCGTAACCTGGATTATCCCATTCCCTCTTTCTCTTGCCTCTCTCATGCCCATTGCCTTTCACCCTGAACAAATCACTTTCCACTTTCTGTAGTTAGAATGGCGATGCTCCCGCCCTTTCTTACCAGCCTTAAAGGGAGTTAGCACCAGGAGATCCATAAGAGGACAAGGTGTGGCCTAAACTGGCTTCTGGGGTGGGAAGGGCCTGGACCAATCGTCTTCCTCTTGCTCTTCTCCTTAGGGCTACGGCGTGTGCTCCGTGGGGCTGGAGCGGCTGGCCTACCTGCTCATAGCTTACAGCCTGGGTGCCTCAGCGGCCTCGGTCCTGGGGCTGCTGGGACTGTGGCTACCTCGCTCTGTGCCCCTCGTGGCTGGGGCAGGGCTGCACCTGCTGCTCACTCTCAGCCTCTTTTTCTGGGCCCCGGCGCCTCGAGCCCTCCAGCACAGATGGATCCTTTACTTCGTGGCTGCCCTCTGGGGTGTGGGCAGTGCCCTCAACAAGACCGGACTTAGCAGTGAGTACAGCCTTAGGAACTGGCATGTCTgggggtggcaggcaggcagtggccACCTCTAGGTGGTTCAGGGCTGTAAACATCCTATGGGGATCTACCCTGGCATTCTGTGGACATAGTAGAGGTAGGTGGAGATTGCTTGGCATAACCTGGGGTGGAAAGAATTCTGTGGACAGTGTAGAGATGGTCGGGGAAGTCCCATGGACATTCTGGAAGGATGTAGGGGTTCTGTGATGCTCAGTGGGCATCACACTGAGGGGAATATGTGTGAAATCTTGTGGACACACAGGGTGGGCGAGGGCTGGGTGTGGAGACATACCAGCAGTCAAGGATTATGTTGGCATAATTTCCATGCCACAGGAAGCAGATCCTGGAATCCAGGGCCCAGGGAGGGGAAGAGTGGCAGGTGCTTGTCCGTACTCCAAGGTGTAGGTACAGAACTggactctttcttttctgtttctttttctcagggtctcactatatagcctcgGCTGGCCTGGGATTCATCATATAGgtctcagactggccttgaacccatagaaATTTACGtgtttctgcctctctagtgctagaattaaaggcatgcaccaccacactcaaacatttccttcttcttcaaatatatatatatattaaatttttaaaaagatttattttattttatttttattattattattattattttttttttttgatttttcgagacagggtttctctgtgtagccttggccatcctggactcactttgtagaccaggctggcctcgaactcacagctatccgcctgcctctgcttcctgagtgctgggattaaaggcgtgcgccaccatgcccggctctatttattttatttattgcatatgagtgctttatctgcagaagagggtatcagattacattatagatggttgtgagccaccatgtggttgctgggaattgaactcaggacctctgaaagaacaggcggtgctcttaaccactgagccatctctccagccccaatttttatttaattttattttatgtgcattggtgtgggggtatcaaatcccttggaactggaattacagacagctgtgagctgccacgtgggtgctgagaattgaaccctggtcctttggaagagcagacagtgcacttaaccaccgagccatctctccagcccactcaatattttttaagacaagaccTTACACTATAGCCCAGGGTAGGTACAtagctcactatatagctcaggctggcgtCAACCTTATAGTAAGTAGTTTGATCCCTGagtaccctcccaccccacccccatcctgagCACTGGCATCTCATTTCCCTGTCTGTCCAGCGCTGTTTCTCTACCACCTTGTGACGATCCCTCAGGAAAATAGCCCCCTCCCACTTCATTCTAGGCTTGACTTGTGGAAAGTTGTTTGCTGAAAGGAGTTCTCTCGAGAAACAGCAACTGAACGCTGGGCACATTGCTTGGGCGTGTGGGGGCGTGGTCAAAGGCAGGGCTCGGTGGAGAGGGATCTTGCACCTCTAGGCGCGTCTTAACAGTGTAGTAACCAAAGTCTCCACTAGGGGCCAGGCAAGGATCG is a window of Acomys russatus chromosome 5, mAcoRus1.1, whole genome shotgun sequence DNA encoding:
- the Unc93b1 gene encoding protein unc-93 homolog B1 isoform X1, translated to MEAEPPLYPVAGTAGPQGDEDRLGVPDGPEAPLDELVGAYPNYNEEEEERRYYRRKRLGVIKNVLAASAGGTLTYGVYLGLLQMQLILHYDETYREVKYGNMGLPDIDSKMLMGINVTPIAALLYTPVLIRFFGTKWMMFLAVGIYALFVSTNYWERYYTLVPSAVALGMAIVPLWASMGNYITRMSQKFYEYSHYKEQDEQGPQQRPPRGSHAPYLLVFQAIFYSFFHLSFACAQLPMIYFLDNYLYDLNHTLFNVKSCGTKSYGILTGFNKTVLRTLPRSRNLIVVESVLMAVAFLAMLLVLGLCGAAYRPTEEIDLRSVGWGNIFQLPFKHVRDFRLRHLVPFFIYSGFEVLFACTGFALGYGVCSVGLERLAYLLIAYSLGASAASVLGLLGLWLPRSVPLVAGAGLHLLLTLSLFFWAPAPRALQHRWILYFVAALWGVGSALNKTGLSTLLGILYEDKERQDFIFTIYHWWQAVAIFVVYLGSSLPMKAKLAVLLVTLVAAATSYLWMEQKLQQGLVPRQPRIPKPQHKVRGYRYLEEDNSDESEMEAEQGQRDCAEEEDAQLGSQGEESAGPCRRPCPYEQALGGDGPEEQ
- the Unc93b1 gene encoding protein unc-93 homolog B1 isoform X2; this translates as MEAEPPLYPVAGTAGPQGDEDRLGVPDGPEAPLDELVGAYPNYNEEEEERRYYRRKRLGVIKNVLAASAGGTLTYGVYLGLLQMQLILHYDETYREVKYGNMGLPDIDSKMLMGINVTPIAALLYTPVLIRFFGTKWMMFLAVGIYALFVSTNYWERYYTLVPSAVALGMAIVPLWASMGNYITRMSQKFYEYSHYKEQDEQGPQQRPPRGSHAPYLLVFQAIFYSFFHLSFACAQLPMIYFLDNYLYDLNHTLFNVKSCGTKSYGILTGFNKTVLRTLPRSRNLIVVESVLMAVAFLAMLLVLGLCGAAYRPTEEIDLRSVGWGNIFQLPFKHVRDFRLRHLVPFFIYSGFEVLFACTGFALHSWASYMRTKRGRTSSSLSITGGRLWPSSLCTWAPAYP